Proteins encoded by one window of Manihot esculenta cultivar AM560-2 chromosome 10, M.esculenta_v8, whole genome shotgun sequence:
- the LOC110625248 gene encoding putative receptor-like protein kinase At3g47110 gives MELTGSLAPLWPSSVLLLHVFFLFFLTILCPQQADCLTQLGNETDKLALLEFKAQITNDPNDFFRLWNDSVHFCKWQGVACGRKHQRVRSLDLNDLSLSGTVSPHAGNLTFLRYLGLASNNFHGEIPKEIGQLFRLRIIEMRNNSLSGEIPGDISNCSELRVMSLIKNNLAGNIPSQLGSLKKLVVLYLGGNKLTGEIPHSLGNLSSLQDFYLTENHLQGKIPTGLGQLRNLTVFAVGANNLSGTIPPALYNISSITTFETTSNQFTGSLPANLGLTLPNLQELFLAQNGYFGSIPESLANASRLRLIDISNNSFTGQFPTDLGYLKGLESLHLEFNFFGSNTSQDLSFLPSLANCSNLQQLYFDGNNFGGALPSSIGNLSNLVQLGFGRNPISGTIPEEVGNLVNLYRLDMDRNLFSGSIPISFGKLQKLERLTLNQNLLSGEIPASLGNITTLYWLELEGNKFQGNITPSLGRCRNLRFLDVSRNKLTGFIPKEILGLSSLSETLNLSQNSLTGPLPIEVGSLRSINALDVSENKLSGEIPRTIGDLSRLEILNMQGNFLQGSIPSIFDSLRGLQRIDLSRNNLSGNIPNELEKLMFLQYLNLSFNNFEGEVPKTGVFSNANAFSLVGNKNLCGGIPELQLPACPGKEEKRRRPSVVIVLTTTISSFILVVIATSFYLFYRRKSKRNPISSPFMVDKLPQISYGELLKATDGFSSENLIGQGSFGSVYKGSLDQQGQGLVAVKVLNLQQHGASKSFISECNALKNIRHRNLVKILTYCSSIDFKGNDFKALVFTYLANGSLEMRLHPQENGNSQTKELNFLQRLCIAIDVASALHYLHDLCETPIVHCDLKPSNILLDNDMTAHVGDFGLARLISESTSNSSQSQIFSTGIKGTIGYMAPEYGVGSNVTTYGDVYSYGILLLEMFTGKRPTHEIFTDGLDLHNFVKAKLPGQVRQVVDPTLFTPGEVEGATTAAAENMDDCECIEDSIEECVVSVLQIGLECSAEVPQDRMNMRDVTSKLNSIRVSFTGTRN, from the exons ATGGAACTTACAGGAAGCTTAGCTCCATTATGGCCTTCTTCTGTCCTTCTTCTTCAtgtctttttcttattttttttaaccatATTATGCCCACAACAAGCTGATTGTCTCACTCAATTGGGAAACGAGACTGATAAGCTTGCTCTCCTGGAATTCAAAGCCCAGATAACCAATGATCCAAATGACTTCTTCAGGTTATGGAATGATTCTGTTCACTTCTGCAAATGGCAAGGAGTTGCTTGTGGCCGCAAACATCAGAGAGTTAGGTCTCTAGATCTCAACGACTTGAGCTTGTCAGGGACCGTATCACCTCATGCAGGGAATCTTACTTTCTTGAGGTACTTGGGTCTTGCAAGCAACAATTTCCATGGAGAAATTCCTAAAGAAATTGGTCAGCTATTCCGCTTGAGAATTATCGAAATGCGGAACAACTCATTGAGTGGTGAAATTCCAGGGGACATCAGCAACTGCTCAGAGCTCAGGGTTATGAGTTTGATTAAGAACAACTTAGCAGGGAATATACCATCTCAGCTAGGCTCTTTAAAGAAGCTTGTAGTTCTTTATCTTGGCGGAAATAAACTCACAGGAGAGATCCCACATTCCCTTGGCAATCTTTCATCTCTCCAAGACTTTTACTTAACAGAAAATCATTTGCAGGGAAAGATTCCGACAGGATTGGGACAGTTAAGGAACTTAACAGTCTTTGCTGTCGGAGCAAATAATCTGAGTGGTACAATACCTCCTGCACTTTACAATATCTCATCTATCACTACCTTTGAGACTACAAGTAATCAATTCACTGGAAGTCTCCCAGCAAACTTAGGCCTAACTCTGCCGAACTTGCAAGAACTGTTCTTGGCTCAAAATGGATATTTTGGAAGTATTCCAGAATCACTGGCCAATGCTTCTCGGCTTCGGCTTATTGACATCTCGAACAACAGTTTCACAGGGCAATTCCCAACCGATCTGGGATATCTCAAGGGACTTGAATCGCTTCATTTGGAGTTCAATTTCTTTGGCAGTAACACAAGTCAAGATTTGAGTTTCTTACCATCTCTTGCCAACTGCAGCAATCTGCAACAACTATACTTTGATGGAAACAATTTTGGTGGTGCATTGCCTAGCTCCATTGGCAATCTGTCTAATCTTGTGCAGTTAGGCTTCGGACGGAATCCAATATCAGGAACAATCCCAGAAGAGGTAGGCAATCTTGTCAATTTGTATCGATTAGATATGGATAGAAACCTTTTTTCTGGTAGTATCCCCATTTCTTTTGGAAAGTTACAAAAGCTGGAAAGGCTAACTTTAAATCAAAATCTACTTTCCGGAGAAATACCAGCTTCCCTTGGTAATATTACCACGCTATATTGGCTTGAATTAGAAGGAAACAAATTCCAAGGAAATATAACCCCAAGTCTTGGAAGATGCAGAAATCTTCGTTTCCTAGATGTCTCAAGAAATAAACTCACAGGCTTCATACCCAAAGAAATCCTTGGCCTTTCTTCTCTATCGGAAACTCTTAACTTATCACAGAACTCATTGACAGGTCCCTTGCCCATAGAAGTTGGCAGCTTGAGAAGTATTAATGCATTAGATGTCTCAGAGAACAAACTCTCTGGGGAAATTCCCCGAACAATAGGTGACTTATCTAGGCTAGAAATCCTCAACATGCAGGGTAACTTCCTGCAAGGATCCATTCCCTCAATTTTTGATTCCTTGAGAGGTCTCCAACGAATAGATCTGTCAAGAAACAACTTGTCAGGAAATATTCCAAATGAGCTAGAGAAACTTATGTTCTTGCAATATTTGAACCTTTCTTTCAATAATTTTGAGGGTGAGGTACCAAAAACTGGAGTTTTCAGCAATGCAAATGCATTTTCCCTTGTTGGAAATAAAAATCTTTGTGGAGGTATCCCAGAATTGCAGCTGCCAGCTTGTCCTGGCAAAGAAGAAAAACGCAGAAGGCCTTCCGTTGTCATAGTCCTCACTACAACCATCAGTTCATTTATCCTTGTCGTGATAGCTACGTCCTTTTATCTTTTCTACCGACGAAAGTCAAAAAGGAATCCCATTTCCTCGCCTTTTATGGTGGATAAGCTTCCTCAAATTTCATATGGGGAACTCTTGAAAGCAACTGATGGATTCTCTTCAGAAAACTTGATTGGACAAGGAAGTTTTGGCTCAGTATATAAAGGAAGTCTTGATCAGCAAGGACAGGGTTTGGTGGCTGTAAAGGTACTCAACCTTCAGCAACATGGTGCTTCCAAGAGCTTCATTTCGGAGTGTAATGCATTGAAAAacatccggcatcggaatcttgTTAAAATCTTGACGTATTGCTCAAGCATTGATTTTAAAGGCAACGATTTCAAAGCTCTAGTGTTTACGTATTTGGCGAATGGCAGTCTGGAAATGCGGTTGCATCCACAAGAAAATGGTAACAGCCAGACAAAGGAATTAAATTTTCTTCAGAGACTATGCATTGCCATTGATGTGGCTTCTGCATTACATTATCTTCATGACCTTTGTGAAACGCCAATCGTCCACTGCGACCTCAAACCTAGCAATATTCTTCTTGACAATGACATGACTGCTCATGTTGGTGACTTTGGATTAGCAAGGCTCATTTCTGAAAGCACCAGCAACTCTTCTCAAAGCCAAATCTTCTCAACTGGTATAAAGGGAACAATTGGCTACATGGCTCCAG AATATGGAGTAGGCAGCAACGTGACAACTTATGGAGACGTGTATAGCTACGGAATACTCTTGCTAGAGATGTTCACAGGAAAGAGACCAACGCATGAAATTTTCACAGATGGTTTAGATCTCCACAACTTTGTTAAGGCAAAGCTCCCAGGACAAGTCAGGCAGGTTGTGGATCCCACATTATTCACTCCAGGAGAAGTGGAGGGAGCTACAACGGCAGCAGCAGAAAATATGGATGATTGTGAATGTATTGAGGATAGTATAGAAGAATGTGTTGTATCAGTGCTTCAAATTGGACTGGAATGCTCTGCAGAAGTTCCACAAGATCGAATGAATATGAGGGATGTAACAAGCAAACTAAATTCCATCAGGGTTTCCTTCACAGGCACCAGAAACTAG